One part of the Neodiprion virginianus isolate iyNeoVirg1 chromosome 3, iyNeoVirg1.1, whole genome shotgun sequence genome encodes these proteins:
- the LOC124301266 gene encoding uncharacterized protein LOC124301266, with product MKIVHGMGSNAESKSSQYRLNKRPGNEERKIKVMDACFTAFDKDEDGFLSLSEFELICRALFRNDRGKIYGLEENQLNEIYAVFDTNGDGLIDREEFEVCWNRWIKVCTRPRSAFLIVDVQNDFISGSLNITKCAAQQDGSEVIEPINHLLKTVPFDAVFYSLDWHPVDHVSFVDNLHLRDVDASSSVSKEDAKVYDTVTLAGPPPQKQRLWPRHCVQDSWGAELHKDLVVVSNAVKIYKGTNPEVDSYSVFWDNRKLTETTLFSQLQNKGATDIYICGLAYDVCVGATAVDALASGFRTILIDDCSRGVDLVDIEKTKSTVIGNNGVIVNSSQVRAMVEGRDRRPELGYKLALEIKHSIRSVRKSSQ from the exons ATGAAAATCGTACATGGTATGGGGAGTAATGCGGAATCCAAGTCCTCGCAGTATCGATTAAACAAACGACCTGGAAACGAAGAACGCAAGATAAAAGTGATGGACGCGTGTTTTACTGCTTTTGACAAAGATGAGGACGGATTTCTGTCCCTTTCTGAATTCGAGCTTATTTGCCGTGCGCTCTTTCGTAACGATCGAGGGAAGATCTATGGTCTGGAGGAAAATCAATTGAATGAGATTTACGCCGTGTTCGACACGAATGGGGACGGGCTCATCGATAGAGAGGAGTTCGAG GTTTGTTGGAATCGCTGGATCAAAGTGTGCACGAGACCTCGAAGCGCATTTTTAATTGTTGATGTTCAGAATGATTTCATATCTGGGTCTCTTAACATCACGAAATGTGCGGCTCAGCAGGACGGTTCCGAAGTGATCGAACCGATCAATCACCTTTTGAAAACGGTACCTTTCGACGCGGTATTTTATTCTCTTGATTGGCATCCCGTGGATCACGTATCTTTCGTCGACAATCTTCATCTACG AGATGTGGACGCATCCAGCAGCGTGTCAAAGGAGGATGCAAAGGTTTATGACACGGTCACGCTAGCTGGTCCACCTCCGCAGAAGCAGAGACTGTGGCCCCGTCATTGCGTCCAAGATTCCTGGGGCGCGGAGCTCCACAAGGACCTAGTGGTCGTGAGTAACGCCGTTAAAATATACAAAGGTACAAATCCTGAAGTGGACTCGTACTCCGTGTTTTGGGACAACAGAAAGCTGACGGAGACGACACTCTTCTCTCAACTGCAAAACAAAGGCGCTACCGACATTTACATATGCGGATTAGCGTACGATGTGTGCGTTGGAGCAACAGCCGTTGATGCTCTGGCAAGCGGTTTCCGTACTATTTTGATTGACGATTGTAGCCGTGGTGtggatcttgttgatattgaaaaaacaaaatcgacGGTGATCGGTAACAACGGTGTGATTGTCAATTCAAGTCAAGTCAGAGCTATGGTCGAGGGAAGAGACCGCAGACCTGAGCTAGGGTACAAACTAGCTCTTGAAATTAAGCACAGTATACGCTCAGTCAGAAAGAGTAGTCAATGA
- the LOC124301263 gene encoding integrator complex subunit 4 has protein sequence MAALMKKRVLAEFSQSQVLTEPPVKKIRTLRCSASVSNKNSCASGDSSSALAYIELLDKCKAGNDALQLLLRISDSLAQVQSEDVSLAAKRLIERFANEPEAAVRAKILWVLAELGGVAEDPADKADIVEETANLLKNEESHRVKSQGLATLLKLGNFHRSVALQAARDHLPDTWHGVQTRCLSIIGRFLTANTSDEMLKFVGNYAHSQDPRVRAQAFETMAELHSRRGCRLPASLFSGTCDALRDDYEIVRRAVLKLIWLLGVEYPDNIIVGDGEELRMIDCAFSKICGLMGDLSPRVRAAAMSLLGMMKGVSRRFVEQALDKKQKRGGDEGPEVEERSGSCGAFIHGLEDEFLEVRTAAVEALCSLSLEQPNIARTSLDFMVDMFNDEIQDVRLRAIESLRKMSASVTLREDQLETILGALEDFSGEVREGLHATLATSRLATRNCLHMCVNRLLDNLARYPQDKESIRACLASLGASHPYLTLPLVPQLLGRHPFFDTPEPDVDEPSYASVLVLIFNAALHCPSMPALFTEHAAKHYHYLRDTMPHLVPRLRPTPTPFPSLGKDSIEDDETRDRRGREFLERMVVGAERARPYGRVHTQLLEVAGVELDRLAEMDSGMEGAARFTALYIRCLLLLRSIVQELSSPPSSSSSTISGSSSTNNVAVLLQHAQKLQRLFTGLGVEEISLANDIHLKALAVELIRVTRGATGSALPLARHFLSEADALPPDSRKLPPFSRALVLQLPSLGEAKPGSLTRLLIPLLLTPPAQGEERLPRPSTMTRVCRAIIEEPRGDADAALKFTGGLLLGIPLTAKILNLRDPEMLRIKLRHPDQQIQLLLPRQSDLRSQTTNQSEYRLRTTVLLSHQVWMEACNVEVSLSLLVPSSPICTHPPLDDPCVIDLCKPVKVSVSPKPIKRGI, from the exons ATGGCTGCATTAATGAAGAAACGAGTACTGGCGGAATTCAGCCAAAGTCAG GTGTTGACTGAACCaccagtgaaaaaaattcgcacactTCGCTGCTCTGCATCGGTGAGCAATAAGAACAGCTGTGCAAGTGGGGATAGTAGTTCTGCGTTAGCTTACATAGAATTACTTGATAAATGCAAAGCTGGAAATGATGCATTACAGCTGCTTTTGCGAATATCTGATTCTCTCGCACAAGTGCAATCGGAAGATGTTTCATTAGCAGCAAAGCGACTTATCGAAAGGTTTGCCAATGAACCAGAAGCAGCTGTCCGGGCAAAGATTCTTTGGGTGTTAGCAGAGTTAGGAGGAGTCGCAGAAGATCCAGCAGACAAAGCTGACATCGTGGAAGAAACAGCAAATTTATTAAAGAATGAAGAATCTCACAGAGTCAAAAGTCAAGGCTTGGCTACTTTGTTAAAATTGGGGAATTTTCACAG GAGTGTGGCACTACAAGCAGCTCGCGATCACTTACCAGACACGTGGCATGGCGTACAGACACGGTGCCTATCTATAATTGGACGATTTCTGACTGCTAATACTTCAGATGAGATGTTGAAATTTGTCGGAAACTATGCTCATTCGCAAGATCCCCGAGTCAGAGCCCAAGCGTTCGAGACTATGGCAGAATTACATTCGCGAAGGGGATGTCGCTTACCAGCTAGTCTATTTTCAGGAACATGCGATGCCCTTCGTGACGATTATGAGATTGTACGCCGAGCTGTATTAAAACTAATATGGCTGTTAGGTGTGGAGTATCCTGATAA CATTATAGTAGGAGATGGCGAAGAGTTGAGGATGATAGATTGTGCATTCTCGAAAATCTGTGGTCTGATGGGTGACCTGTCACCTCGAGTGAGAGCTGCGGCAATGTCTTTATTGGGAATGATGAAAGGCGTTTCACGCAGATTTGTGGAGCAAGCATTGGATAAGAAGCAAAAGAGAGGCGGGGATGAAGGGCCAGAAGTTGAAGAAAGGAGTGGTTCTTGTGGGGCATTTATTCATGGACTGGAAGATGAATTCTTGGAA gTACGTACAGCTGCTGTTGAAGCCTTGTGCTCTTTGTCTCTCGAGCAACCTAACATCGCGCGCACTTCCCTTGACTTTATGGTGGACATGTTCAATGACGAAATTCAGGATGTGCGATTGAGAGCAATCGAATCATTGCGTAAAATGTCTGCCAGCGTCACTCTTAGGGAAGATCAGTTAGAAACTATACTTGGAGCTTTGGAAGATTTCTCTGGGGAAGTAAGAGAAGGGCTTCATGCCACTTTGGCTACAAGTCGATTGGCCACTCGCAACTGTCTTCATATGTGTGTAAATAGATTATTGGATAATCTGGCCCGGTATCCACAAGACAAAGAAAGTATTCGAGCCTGTTTAGCATCTCTAGGAGCTTCTCATCCATATCTTACTCTCCCCCTTGTGCCTCAGCTCCTTGGTCGGCATCCATTCTTTGATACGCCTGAACCTGATGTTGACGAACCTTCTT ATGCCAGTGTGTTGGTGCTGATATTCAATGCAGCGTTACACTGCCCAAGTATGCCAGCACTTTTTACAGAGCATGCTGCAAAGCATTACCATTACCTCAGAGATACTATGCCTCACCTCGTACCTAGGCTAAGACCTACTCCTACACCATTTCCCAGCCTTGGAAAAGATAGCATTGAAGATGATGAAACCAGAGATCGAAGAGGCCGGGAGTTTTTGGAAAGAATGGTCGTTGGAGCGGAAAGAGCAAGGCCATATGGTAGAGTTCACACACAGTTGTTGGAAGTAGCAGGTGTTGAATTAGATCGATTGGCAGAAATGGATTCTGGAATGGAAGGAGCAGCTCGATTCACTGCTCTTTACATACGGTGCCTTCTTCTACTTAGGTCGATTGTTCAAGAGCTTTCATCTCCTCCATCAAGTTCTTCATCAACTATTTCTGGATCAAGCTCAACCAACAATGTTGCTGTGTTACTACAGCATGCCCAAAA gcTGCAAAGATTGTTCACAGGCTTGGGCGTAGAAGAAATTTCTTTGGCAAATGATATCCATTTGAAAGCACTGGCAGTAGAGTTGATACGTGTGACACGTGGTGCAACCGGAAGTGCGTTACCACTGGCTCGTCACTTCCTTTCAGAGGCCGATGCTCTTCCACCTGATTCTAGAAAATTACCGCCATTCTCTAGGGCTTTGGTTCTTCAATTACCTTCTCTCGGAGAGGCGAAACCTGGAAGTTTAACTCGCCTCCTGATACCCTTGCTGCTAACACCTCCTGCACAAGGAGAGGAAAGGCTGCCAAGACCATCTACAATGACTCGTGTCTGTCGTGCTATCATCGAAGAGCCGAGAGGAGACGCAGATGCTGCCTTGAAATTTACGGGTGGTTTGCTATTAGGCATTCCTTTGACAGCAAAGATTCTAAATCTTCGAGATCCGGAAATGTTACGTATTAAACTACGCCATCCTGATCAGCAGATACAATTACTACTACCACGACAATCTGATTTACGTTCTCAAACCACTAATCAAAGTGAATACAGACTTAGGACAACTGTACTACTTTCGCATCAAGTGTGGATGGAAGCTTGTAACGTGGAAGTTTCATTATCGCTTCTTGTTCCATCGTCACCTATTTGCACGCATCCTCCACTTGACGATCCATGTGTTATTGACTTGTGCAAGCCTGTCAAAGTTTCCGTTTCTCCCAAGCCAATCAAAAGAGGTATCTGA